GTGGCCACGGATGATCCGACAGATCTCCTCCGTTTTCTCTTTCGGATAACCCATCGTCTCGAGTATCGCCTTGGCGATCTTCGCCCCTTCCCGTTCATGGATCTTCATCAATTTAGGGTTGGTGGCCTTGGGTCCAAAGGCCTGGAGGTGGAGGGATGCCGGAATGGCCATCCACCCGACATCGTGAAGCAGGATCGCTGGGATGATGACCTCTTCGTCGCCCCCTTCCCTCTCGATGAGTTTCAAGGCGTAGCGGCGGGCGATCCGGGTGTGGACCAGATTACACCGGATCTGAAGAAAGGGCCTGGCCAGCTCAAAGATCTTCTGATAGGTGCTGCCCCTGCGGCTTTTCACCTCAGCCCCTTCCTTCGTTGGGTTCGAATGGAAATTATGGTATGATAATTTGATCAGGGGATCAAGATGAAGCGGATCTATCTGGACCGGAGGGTCTGGCAGGAGTCGAAAGAGAGCTGGGTGAGCTTCGAGAGCGATCCGAACCTTCGAATGACGAAGTGGAGTATTTATGGGCGCTGTGTCCCCTGCATCACCCATCTCTACGAGCAGTTACAGGCCGGCCGGGACGAAATCGAGTTGAAGGAGGCCTTCCACTGCTGGAAGGTGGTGGCGGTTCTGAACGATCAAGAGGAGTGCCTGGAGGTCCTCAAGGAGTACGAGGAACGGTTCCTCGGGGATCGCCCGGTCCGAGGGAAGTTCGGCTCGAGCCAACCGGAAAAGCCCACCAAGGTCTTGATGTTCCATACCGAGGACGAGGGGGAGAAAGACCGGCTTCTGAAGGAGCTGAAGGAGTGCGTGAAGAGGGTGAATCCGGAGGGAAAGGTCTTCTGTCAGAAGGCCTGTGCCAACCTCTACTATGAACTCCTGGGGGATTGGAGAGAGTGGAAAGAGGTGACCCGTATCAGGAATGCGGCGGTCCGTTCCGCATTGATCGAGCGGATCAAGAAATTGCTTTACTGGGAGAAAGACGGGTAGAGGAGGACCTCGATCTCGATCTCATCGCCTTCTTTTAAAGAGAGGGAGGTCTGGATCTTTTGGGAGGCGATGAGCTCCACCTTGTTTTCGGGATAATGTTCCACGAGGGGAAGAACGATGGCCCCCCTCAGGCGCTGATGGATGAGGACCGGGTAACAACGAGCCCTGCAGAAGGAGGGGTCTTCCGGGACGATTTCGATCCCCTCCCTCTTTTTGAGATCTTGGTAGGCCCGAAGCGAATCGAGGTCGTGGATCTGGAGGTTGAGGGTGCCGGGATAGGGATCGATGGAAAGTTTCTCGATGAACTGTCTTCGCACCCAGGGGATCTGGGTAAATTGATTCGCCTCTTTCAACCCCCCCACAATTTTTCCTCGAATCTTAATGGTTCAACCCTCTCTTTTTCAGATGATTTTTGACCGTTTGGCTCCCCCAGCGGGCGAAGAGGTTGTGTTCGATATGGAAGAGGTCGAGGACCTTTCCGACGGTGTGGTTGATGAGGTCATCCATCGTCTTGGGGTGGAAATAGAAGGCCGGGGCAGGCGGAAGGATGATCACCCCGAGGTCGGCCAGGTTCATCATCAGGTTGAGATGGCCTTTGTGGAGCGGGGTTTCCCGGACGACGAGGACCAGCTTTCGTCGTTCCTTGATCGTGACATCGGCGGCCCGGATCAGGAGGTTGAGGTTGAAAGAGTTGGCGATGGCCGAAAGGCTCTTAATCGAACAGGGCATGACGACCATCCCGTCGGTCTGGAAGGAACCGCTGGCGATATCGGCCCCCACATCCTTGATGTCGTAGACCACCTTGGCCAGGGCCCGGACCTCCTCGACCCTCCAATCGGTCTCCATCCGGATGGTCTTCTCGCCCGCCTCCGTGATCACCAGGTGCGTCTCCACCTTGGATCTCGAGAGGACCTCGAGCAATCGGATTCCGTAGATGGCCCCGGTGGCTCCCGAGATTCCCACGATCAACCGTTTCATCTCATTCCTTTCGCCTTGAGGTCGTGGAGAAGAGGGGAGAGCCTTCGTTTTACCTCCTCCGGGACATCGACCTTTTTGAACCCCTCGGGCCTCGGCCGCGTGGCATCCAACCCCATCTTGGCGGTGAAGAACCCCTCTCCCGCTGAAGGATCGATAGGTTGTCCCCTCATCTCGGTCAATACCATGAGGTCTCGGTCGGCCTGGAAACGGGTGGCCAGGGCCCATTCGATCTCCTGATTGCTGTGAAGGTCGATGTCCGGATTGACCGCCACTGCCTTTTTGATATGGGGAAAGGAGAGGGCCAAGGCCAGGGCCCTTCGGACCTCCGCCCGGCTATCGGTCTCTATGCTTATGACCGCATGGGAGCCGAAGGTTCCGGGGACGAAGCGTATCTCCCGGATGGCGGGGACCTCCCTTTTCATCTTTGGCACAAAGTCGAGGCCATGGACGAGGTAGAGGAGGTTGTCCACCTCGAGGCTCCAGGGCACGATGGCGTGATAGAAGGCCCCCTTTTTCAGGGTAAGGGCCGTCACCTCGATGGAGGGGCTCCTGGAGAAGCCCATGTAATAGCCGCTCGATTCTCCGAGGACCCCGTCCTCTTCCTTACCCATGGGATCGATCACGCCTTCGATCACGATCTCGGCGCGGGCGGGGATTTCGAGATCGACGGTCTCCGCCTTGACCGTCTCGATCGCCCTTCCGATGAGACCTCCCACCAGGGCGAGCTTGTCCATTCCCGGAGGGGCTTTGAGTATGGGCGCGATGAAGATCAGGGGATCCAGGCCGATGGCCGTGGCGATCTCCATCTTTCTCCGTCTCTTTTTGTACTTCTCGTAGATTTCCGAAAGGGGAGGGTTGAGCAGGGAGATCCCGAGGCGGTCTTTGCCTCTGAGTTCCATTCGGTGAAGCCCCCGTCCCATCGCGCCGGTTTCGGGATCCCGGGCGGAAGAGACCCCCGAGGTGATGTAAGGACCGGAGTCGTCCTCATAGTGGGTGAGGATGGGCAACAGCCTCCTCAGGTCGAGGCCCTTTCCCCTTTTGATGACCTCCTTGGGGGTCTCCTCGCGGACGAGGACAGGTGGGATTTCTTGTCCGAGGCGCTTAAGAAATTCCTCAAAGAGCGTTTCGGGCTCCGCCCGGAGGGCCAGGGCCAGGCGTCTTTTCGTTCCGAGAAGGTTACCGACCACGGGCACCCGATGGCCTTTGACCCGCTCAAAAAGGATCGCTGGTGAGTCCCGCTTCCCCAGCTCCGACAGGACCGCCGAGATTTCATATCGAGGGTCCAGCGGAAGCTTGATGGAAAGGAGGTCGCCTTGGGATCTCAAGGCGTCCAGAAAGTCACCCAGCCCTGAGATTGGCCTCAAGGAGGCTCCGGAAGAGATCATTGAAATTTGTTGACCTCTTTGAGGATCTTGATCGACCAGGGCCTCTCCTGGAGTTGACCCCTTCCCAGGCGGACCCACAGAAGGTCTGGGTATTTGGTCTCCGATTTGGAGACCATGGCAATGGCGTAGGTACTTCTGTATTTATAGCGGCGATCCTCAGGGGTGAGGTCTCGGACGATCATCTCCATCTCCTGGTCTTCTGGGAAGGTGTCGGGGTCTGTCAGAATGAAGGTGTCGTACTCTTTTCTGGCCATGCTCTCCCTCCTCAATCCTTGAATCCATAGGCTTTCCAGTTGGTCAAAACCTTTTCCTGAATCGCCTTGGGGTAGATATCGGGGTTGCTGAAATTGACCTTGATCGGAACCATCCCCTTCGGCCAATCGAGGGGGAAGGTGCAGTCGAAGAGGACCTGAGCGCCCCGGCTCCACTTTCGATCGGCGGGGTCGGCGAAGGGATAGAGCGGCGTTCCGGGGGCCTGTTCATATTTTCGAATGCCCCGGATGGGATGGCATTTGGTGCAGAGATCGTGAATCACCTCGTCCTTGTTGTAGATATCGGTTTTATCATCGACCACGACGACCATGTGGAACCAAGGGCTCAATTTCGATCCGAAGACGAGATTGGCAATCTGGGTGGCGATCCCGCTGTAGGCGACCTTGGTTCCGACGACGACAAGATGGTGGGTCGATTCGGGCCACATGAAGACCCCGGTGATGGGAATGCCCTGGCTTTCGAGGAGCTTTCTCATTTCAAGGCCTAATGAAAAAGATCGCAGCAATTGCCCCTCGTCGGTGGGGACGCCCATATTGGAGACCGTCAAGATGGGGTTGTTGCGGAAGGTGATGGCCTTGATCCGGTAAACGGTCCTCGGTTCTCTCGGGGAGGTCCGATAGCCCGTATACTCTCCGAAGGGCGCCTCCTCGATCAAGACGTTGGGAATGACGTCTCCCTCGATGATGATCTCGGCATGGGCCGGGACGAGGAGGTCGTTCGTTTCGCACGGGACCAGCTCCACGGGAGCGCCCATCAACATGCCCGTGAACTCGTCTTCGGGGATGGGGGAAGGGGCGCAGGCGGCCACCCCAGCCAGGGGATCGCAGCCGATGACCGTAGCAAAGGGCATGGGTTTGTTTTTGGGGACGTATTTTCCATAAAACATCTTTCCCATGTCGGAAAAGGGAAGGACCGGGCCGACCATGGTCTTTTCGTCGAAGACCGACTGTCGGTACATCCCCCAGTTGACGAATCCGTTGTCAGGATCTTTGGAGACGACGAAATGCCATGTGGCCAGATACCTCCCTCCATCTCCTCCGTGAACCATCGGGGCCGGCAACTTGAAGAGGTCAGCATCCTTGTCCAGCCAGATGTTCTCTTTACAGGGAGCCTTTTTCTTGTCGACGACGACCGGTTTGATCGGCTCTCCGGTCGTTCGCTTCACATACTCATCGGAGATTTCAGGCACGGAGGCATCTGGTTGCATGCCCATGGCGATGGCGAGCCGTTTGTAGGTGGCCAAAGGGGCCCCGAAGGCTTCGAATCCCGGATAGTCCCGAATCTTTTTAAAGTAGGGGGCAGGTGATTTCCGTTCGCAGACCCTGCGGACGATCGCGCCCATCTCAAGGTCCCAGTCCACCTCCTGGTGGATGGTGACGAGGTCGTCATGGGTCTCCAGGGCCTTGATGAATTCCCGATTATCTTTGTAAAACGTATAAGCCATCACATCCTCCTTTCGGAATGGTTTTAATCCCCTTTCGAGAGTTTTTCGATCACGTCGGTCCACTTCCCCTGGGCCCTGAGGATGAATTCGGCCACCTCCCTGACCACCCCCCTTCCACCCCCTGCCAGGGTCACATAATCCGCCACCTCTTTGGCCTCGACCGAGCCGTCTGAGGGGGCGACCGAAAAACCGACCCGCTTCATGACGCCCAGGTCGATCATCTCGTCCCCGACGTAGCAGATCTCCTCGTCCTTGAGGCCAGAGTCTTTTTCAAATTCATCGAGCTTTCCGATCTTGGCCGAGGTCCCCCATAATTTCTCCAGCGGGACCCCGTAGATCTTCCCCACCTGTTCATCCGTCCTCGTGATTTTACTGGTCAGGAAGGCCACGCCGATCCCCCCTTCCTGGAGGGCCAGGCATCCCAGACGGTCGCGAAGGGAGAAGCATTCCGACTTCTTCCCATCATCCGTATAATATAGGGTGTTATCCGTCAGGATCCCGTGAATGTCGAGGATCACAAACTTTACCTTTTTGGCTTTCTCAACGGCCTGCTCCCTGTCTTTCATCGGAAACCTCCCCTTTCGAAATCTCCTTTCAGTTTTCTCTCGATATCCTCTTTGAGGGCCTTCTTGTCGATCTTTTCCGCTTTGGTCAAGGGCATCCGATCGACGAACTCGATCCTCTCCGGAAGCTGGAGGACCGAGGCCTTCTTCTCTTTGAGGTGGGCGATGATCTTTTCAAAGCTTAAATCCGCCCCCGGCCTGGGTTGAATGTATGCGCAGACCCGTTCTCCGAGGTCCGGGTCGGGCATGGGCACGACCGCAACCAGGGCGACATCGGGATGGGTGCTGATCAGGGATTCGATCTCCGTGGCGCTGATGCTTTCGCCTCCTCGATTGATCATCTCTTTGACCCGGCCGGTGAGCCTGACCACGCCCCTTTCATCGATGATGGCCAGATCCCCGGTCCGGAAAAACCCATCTTCGGTGAAAACCTTCGCATTCTCCTCGGGCGCTTTGTAGTAACCGGTGAAGACTCCCGGCCCTTTGATGACCAATTCTCCCGGCGTGTTGGGAGGGAGCTCTCTGCCGTCCGGGCCCACCACCTTGTAAAGGTCGTAAGGACAGGTGGGTTTCCCCACGGTATGGAGGATCGTCTCGAGAGGATCCCCGGTTCGGGTCAGGGTGGTCTGGCCCTCTGTGCCTCCATACCCATTGTAGAAGTGACAGCGGAGATCTTCCCTCACCCCCTTCACCAGCTCAGGAAGGCTCAGGCTCCCGCCACAATGCATTGCCCTCAGGGAACGGAGATCATAGTTTTTCCGGCCTTCGTAGTCGAGTAGCCTTTTTGCAAGCGTCGGCGTCCAGACGATCGTGGTCACCCTCTCTCTCTGGATCGTCTCGCAGACCTCCTTCATCTCCGTCGTATCGAGAAAGACGTTCTTGCCAAAGGCAAAAAGGGTGCTTCCGAGCCCTTTGGTGAAGGTGAGGTCATGGCCGATCGGTCCGGCGAGGAGGCAGGTGTCTCTGTGACTCACTTCCCAGGCATAGGCGGCAAATTCCATGGTGCAAATGAGGCTGTTGTGGGTTCGGGGGACCAGTTTGGGAAGACCCGTCGTCCCACCCGTGGGACCCATGTGGGCGACCTCCATGGGATCCGGTCTTCTCAAGGCAAGCCGGGTGAGGTTGGCTTCGTTGAGCTCCACCCCTGCCATCAATTTCTCCATGCTTTTATAGAGTCCCAGACCCTCGCTCCGGACAAGGATGACGTTTCTCAAAAAAGGGGTCTCCTTGACCACATCCTCGACGATGGGAAGGTAATCGGTCTTCTTATATTTTTCCGGCACGATCCACAAGGTGGCCTCCGAGAGTTTGGCCAGGTACTGGATCTCGTGCTGTCGATAGCGGTCGATGAGCAACACCGGGATGGCACCGACCTTTTGGGTTGCAAAGTAGGCGAAGACGAACTCCACCCAGTTTGGGAGTTGAATCAGGACGCGGTCTCTCGGGGCGACCCCAAG
This Thermodesulfobacteriota bacterium DNA region includes the following protein-coding sequences:
- a CDS encoding HD domain-containing protein, which gives rise to MKSRRGSTYQKIFELARPFLQIRCNLVHTRIARRYALKLIEREGGDEEVIIPAILLHDVGWMAIPASLHLQAFGPKATNPKLMKIHEREGAKIAKAILETMGYPKEKTEEICRIIRGHDSRKRPLSLNDRIVKDADKLWRYSARGVAIDANRFNLSQPAWLAYLEQAIGRWFLTDSAKEMARREIARRKKGLSGARPRALDRPCLKGGDPR
- a CDS encoding phenylphosphate carboxylase subunit gamma, whose protein sequence is MARKEYDTFILTDPDTFPEDQEMEMIVRDLTPEDRRYKYRSTYAIAMVSKSETKYPDLLWVRLGRGQLQERPWSIKILKEVNKFQ
- the ppcA gene encoding phenylphosphate carboxylase subunit alpha is translated as MAYTFYKDNREFIKALETHDDLVTIHQEVDWDLEMGAIVRRVCERKSPAPYFKKIRDYPGFEAFGAPLATYKRLAIAMGMQPDASVPEISDEYVKRTTGEPIKPVVVDKKKAPCKENIWLDKDADLFKLPAPMVHGGDGGRYLATWHFVVSKDPDNGFVNWGMYRQSVFDEKTMVGPVLPFSDMGKMFYGKYVPKNKPMPFATVIGCDPLAGVAACAPSPIPEDEFTGMLMGAPVELVPCETNDLLVPAHAEIIIEGDVIPNVLIEEAPFGEYTGYRTSPREPRTVYRIKAITFRNNPILTVSNMGVPTDEGQLLRSFSLGLEMRKLLESQGIPITGVFMWPESTHHLVVVGTKVAYSGIATQIANLVFGSKLSPWFHMVVVVDDKTDIYNKDEVIHDLCTKCHPIRGIRKYEQAPGTPLYPFADPADRKWSRGAQVLFDCTFPLDWPKGMVPIKVNFSNPDIYPKAIQEKVLTNWKAYGFKD
- a CDS encoding UbiD family decarboxylase; amino-acid sequence: MISSGASLRPISGLGDFLDALRSQGDLLSIKLPLDPRYEISAVLSELGKRDSPAILFERVKGHRVPVVGNLLGTKRRLALALRAEPETLFEEFLKRLGQEIPPVLVREETPKEVIKRGKGLDLRRLLPILTHYEDDSGPYITSGVSSARDPETGAMGRGLHRMELRGKDRLGISLLNPPLSEIYEKYKKRRRKMEIATAIGLDPLIFIAPILKAPPGMDKLALVGGLIGRAIETVKAETVDLEIPARAEIVIEGVIDPMGKEEDGVLGESSGYYMGFSRSPSIEVTALTLKKGAFYHAIVPWSLEVDNLLYLVHGLDFVPKMKREVPAIREIRFVPGTFGSHAVISIETDSRAEVRRALALALSFPHIKKAVAVNPDIDLHSNQEIEWALATRFQADRDLMVLTEMRGQPIDPSAGEGFFTAKMGLDATRPRPEGFKKVDVPEEVKRRLSPLLHDLKAKGMR
- a CDS encoding CTP-dependent riboflavin kinase; translated protein: MGGLKEANQFTQIPWVRRQFIEKLSIDPYPGTLNLQIHDLDSLRAYQDLKKREGIEIVPEDPSFCRARCYPVLIHQRLRGAIVLPLVEHYPENKVELIASQKIQTSLSLKEGDEIEIEVLLYPSFSQ
- a CDS encoding HAD hydrolase family protein — its product is MKDREQAVEKAKKVKFVILDIHGILTDNTLYYTDDGKKSECFSLRDRLGCLALQEGGIGVAFLTSKITRTDEQVGKIYGVPLEKLWGTSAKIGKLDEFEKDSGLKDEEICYVGDEMIDLGVMKRVGFSVAPSDGSVEAKEVADYVTLAGGGRGVVREVAEFILRAQGKWTDVIEKLSKGD
- a CDS encoding AMP-binding protein, which produces MTGYLEGFTPYPQEDAEKYIRLRWWSGMTLGDLLDKAADVFPDKEAFVDGQHRLTFKEAREKTDRLAVSLLDLGVAPRDRVLIQLPNWVEFVFAYFATQKVGAIPVLLIDRYRQHEIQYLAKLSEATLWIVPEKYKKTDYLPIVEDVVKETPFLRNVILVRSEGLGLYKSMEKLMAGVELNEANLTRLALRRPDPMEVAHMGPTGGTTGLPKLVPRTHNSLICTMEFAAYAWEVSHRDTCLLAGPIGHDLTFTKGLGSTLFAFGKNVFLDTTEMKEVCETIQRERVTTIVWTPTLAKRLLDYEGRKNYDLRSLRAMHCGGSLSLPELVKGVREDLRCHFYNGYGGTEGQTTLTRTGDPLETILHTVGKPTCPYDLYKVVGPDGRELPPNTPGELVIKGPGVFTGYYKAPEENAKVFTEDGFFRTGDLAIIDERGVVRLTGRVKEMINRGGESISATEIESLISTHPDVALVAVVPMPDPDLGERVCAYIQPRPGADLSFEKIIAHLKEKKASVLQLPERIEFVDRMPLTKAEKIDKKALKEDIERKLKGDFERGGFR
- a CDS encoding UbiX family flavin prenyltransferase, with the protein product MKRLIVGISGATGAIYGIRLLEVLSRSKVETHLVITEAGEKTIRMETDWRVEEVRALAKVVYDIKDVGADIASGSFQTDGMVVMPCSIKSLSAIANSFNLNLLIRAADVTIKERRKLVLVVRETPLHKGHLNLMMNLADLGVIILPPAPAFYFHPKTMDDLINHTVGKVLDLFHIEHNLFARWGSQTVKNHLKKRGLNH